The Pedobacter frigiditerrae genomic sequence ACCATAGTAACATCATCCGGATTAAAGCCTGCCTTTTTAATGTTTTCATGCAAGTGTAATTTGCCATCGGCATTGCTGTAACCTAATCCAGTATCTAATAAAATCAAATCGTTTTTAAGTTTTACTAAAAATGGTTGCACATGAATAAACAAGGAAGCTGGTCTGTCATTAGGGTTGTCTTTTGTTGGGTCAAACGGAACAAATTTCTTAGAAATATCTACTGAATAAGAACCTTCATGTAATGTGTAAACTTGCAAAGACATAGCTATTTTTTGGAAAGAAATTAAATGATATATTTACGAACGGTAGTGCAAATATAAAGAACAAGAATGAACATATAGCTATGTTGTACCTACCATGACGAACCAAAAAACAATACAGAATAGATGGAAAAAAGATGGGCACAGGTAGAAAAAGGTGATGATGCGATAAGTGAAGTGCTTGCCAATGAGTTAAATATAGATAAATGTTTAGCCCAAATATTAGTTCAAAGAGGTGTTACTACTTTCGAAGAAGCTAGATACTTTTTCAGACCAACTTTAACTCAACTCCATGACCCTTTTTTAATGAAGGATATGGAAAAAGCCATTGATAGGATTTCATCAGCCTTGCAAAACCAAGAAAGAATAATGGTTTATGGCGATTATGATGTTGATGGAACCACTTCAGTTGCTTTAACCTATAGCTTTTTTAGTCAGTTTACAAGCGAGATTGCTTATTACATTCCAGATAGACATAAAGAAGGTTATGGCATTTCTACAACCGGAATTGACTTTGCAAAGGAAAATGGATTTACCTTAATTGTTGCTTTAGATTGCGGTATTCGCTCAGTTGATAAAATTGCATATGCTAATTCGCTAGGTGTTGATTTCATCATTTGCGACCACCATTTACCTGGAGAAGAACTGCCAAATGCAATAGCTGTATTAGACCCCAAAAGAAAAGATTGCGAATACCCATTTAAAGAATTATCTGGTTGCGGAATCGGCTTTAAATTAGCACAAGGCTATTGCCAGGCAAATGATTTACCAGATGAAATGTATGAGCAATACCTTGATTTGTGCATGGTTAGTATTGCTGCAGACATTGTTCCAATAGTTGATGAAAATAGGGTGATGGCTCATTTTGGATTAATCAAATTGAATGAGAATCCTTGTTGTGGCTTAAAAGCTCTAATGCAAATTTCTGGTAAAACAGAAACCTATTCTATCATGGATGTTGTGTTTTTACTGGCACCACGCATTAATGCCGCAGGGAGGATGGGTGATGCAAAAGATGCAGTAAAAGTTTTATTAAGCGATGAAGTTGTATTGGCCGATGAACAAAGTCTATTTATCAATTCACAAAACACAGATAGAAGGTCATTCGACCAGAATATAACTTTAG encodes the following:
- the recJ gene encoding single-stranded-DNA-specific exonuclease RecJ, producing MEKRWAQVEKGDDAISEVLANELNIDKCLAQILVQRGVTTFEEARYFFRPTLTQLHDPFLMKDMEKAIDRISSALQNQERIMVYGDYDVDGTTSVALTYSFFSQFTSEIAYYIPDRHKEGYGISTTGIDFAKENGFTLIVALDCGIRSVDKIAYANSLGVDFIICDHHLPGEELPNAIAVLDPKRKDCEYPFKELSGCGIGFKLAQGYCQANDLPDEMYEQYLDLCMVSIAADIVPIVDENRVMAHFGLIKLNENPCCGLKALMQISGKTETYSIMDVVFLLAPRINAAGRMGDAKDAVKVLLSDEVVLADEQSLFINSQNTDRRSFDQNITLEALAIIEQSEILINRKTTVVYQQDWNKGVIGIVASRLTEKYYRPTIVLTESNGNYTGSARSVAGYDLYEALLSCSDLLEQFGGHKYAAGLTIKPENLIPFSDKFESVVSSTITDNLLTPEIIVDCEIDLAQIDAKFYRILLQMAPFGPQNMAPVFLTKGVTLVGQAQIVGTKHLKLSVKQQNSAIFETIGFNLGEFENLIKPNKPFSICYTIEENVWRDKKRLQLNIKGIKVEG